A window of Pseudodesulfovibrio hydrargyri contains these coding sequences:
- a CDS encoding tetratricopeptide repeat protein has product MTIAKIERHGTITAILAYIFLLAVQYYQLLNQDFILLDDPSFIINNPHIQNGLTLEGIKWAFSTNYFDFWHPFVWLSYMMDISLFGFSVTTFKLINAALHFCSCLMLFGLLRKGTDAFWPSLVAGALLLTHPIHVESVAWCTERKDVLFLFFGMASLYVYFYYAANRKITAYVMSLSLFACGLMAKTTLSVLPALMLLLDFWPLGRIDPAALRSRGTRLRMLRDIGLVVLEKVPFLVLAVLTAVIVKLSSVSYALDGVYIGANQHWIANWLFSYVLYVWKIFIPAGLSIFHPLLDLDPTVMAVSGLALLVAGSASALLASVKTPSVAVGWFWFVLGLVPAAGVYTAAGLQASMFERYAYLPAVGLYIAVAFGLWSLLAKRHGQTAFLCVAGSVLLVFSFLSWRQVGYWKNSETLFAHALEQDENNWLALDKLGYIAREEGRISESIRLYGRALAIQPGATDIVSRLALTLFRSGDWDGVRALYRDYLERYPQSVILYNDYGSILMDMGEPEEALALFKKALSMGYQTAIVHHNTAACYYKMGDMKKALEHSRQANELEPNNPQYMYAEAVAHANLGQMNEAKSILFGILLIDPGNEHARQALSAMGAL; this is encoded by the coding sequence GTGACAATAGCAAAGATTGAAAGGCACGGCACCATCACGGCTATTCTTGCCTATATATTTCTCCTTGCCGTTCAATACTACCAGCTCCTGAACCAGGATTTCATTCTTTTGGATGACCCGTCCTTCATTATCAACAACCCGCACATTCAAAATGGGCTGACTCTGGAGGGAATCAAATGGGCATTTTCAACGAACTATTTTGATTTTTGGCACCCGTTCGTCTGGCTGTCCTACATGATGGACATAAGCCTTTTCGGTTTTTCCGTGACGACATTCAAATTGATCAACGCCGCCCTCCATTTTTGCTCCTGTCTTATGCTCTTCGGGCTCTTGCGCAAGGGCACGGACGCTTTCTGGCCGAGCCTCGTTGCCGGGGCGCTGTTGTTGACGCATCCGATTCACGTTGAATCCGTGGCCTGGTGTACCGAAAGAAAGGATGTTCTTTTCCTGTTTTTCGGGATGGCATCCCTGTACGTTTATTTTTACTACGCGGCGAACAGAAAAATCACTGCCTATGTAATGTCCCTTTCATTGTTTGCCTGTGGCCTGATGGCGAAAACCACCTTGTCGGTTCTCCCGGCCCTCATGCTGCTGCTGGACTTCTGGCCCCTTGGACGCATTGATCCGGCTGCTTTGCGGAGCAGGGGAACCCGACTGCGGATGCTGCGGGATATCGGTCTGGTTGTCCTTGAAAAGGTTCCCTTTCTGGTCCTGGCGGTATTGACGGCCGTCATCGTCAAACTGAGTTCGGTCTCGTATGCCCTGGACGGGGTGTACATAGGGGCCAATCAACATTGGATCGCCAATTGGCTGTTTTCCTATGTCTTGTACGTCTGGAAGATTTTCATACCGGCCGGCTTGTCCATATTCCACCCCCTGCTCGACCTCGATCCGACCGTCATGGCCGTCAGCGGGCTCGCCCTGCTTGTCGCGGGCAGCGCCTCGGCCTTGCTTGCGTCGGTCAAAACCCCCTCCGTCGCCGTGGGTTGGTTCTGGTTTGTGCTCGGCCTTGTCCCGGCCGCCGGGGTCTATACGGCGGCCGGATTGCAGGCGAGCATGTTTGAGCGGTACGCGTATCTACCAGCTGTCGGCCTGTATATAGCCGTCGCCTTTGGCCTGTGGAGCCTTCTCGCCAAACGCCACGGCCAAACCGCGTTCCTCTGCGTTGCGGGAAGCGTCTTGCTTGTGTTTTCGTTTCTGTCCTGGAGGCAGGTGGGTTATTGGAAGAACTCCGAGACGCTATTTGCCCATGCCCTGGAGCAAGATGAGAACAATTGGCTCGCCCTGGACAAGCTCGGGTATATCGCAAGGGAAGAGGGCCGTATTTCCGAGTCCATACGGCTGTACGGAAGGGCCCTCGCGATCCAGCCCGGGGCGACCGACATTGTCAGTCGTCTTGCCCTGACGCTGTTCAGAAGCGGGGATTGGGACGGAGTCCGAGCGCTTTATCGGGACTATCTGGAGCGGTACCCCCAGAGCGTTATCTTATACAACGACTATGGTTCCATCCTGATGGACATGGGAGAACCGGAGGAAGCGTTGGCGTTGTTCAAGAAGGCGCTTTCAATGGGGTATCAGACCGCAATCGTCCACCACAACACGGCCGCCTGCTATTACAAGATGGGCGACATGAAAAAGGCCCTCGAGCATAGCAGGCAAGCCAATGAACTGGAGCCGAACAACCCCCAATACATGTACGCGGAAGCCGTCGCCCATGCCAATTTGGGGCAGATGAACGAAGCCAAGTCGATTCTGTTCGGTATCCTGTTGATTGATCCGGGGAACGAGCACGCGAGGCAAGCCCTCAGCGCGATGGGCGCATTGTAG
- a CDS encoding CBS and ACT domain-containing protein yields the protein MLVVNWMSTDVITITPERSMMKASKLMKDKSISRLPVVDENGAIIGIVSDRDVKDASPSKATTLDVHELYYLLSEIKVGDIMTKKVVTIRDTETVEKAAVLMLEGNFGGLPVVDEENKVVGIITDTDIFKVLVEISGVYEGGAQFCLRLSTEPGSLRPVLAFLKDHGARIMSIMTHNVPESEGFKNVYVRIRDMEKPEFKRLKQDLAETFDVVYWAVDSVHNVI from the coding sequence ATGCTGGTAGTCAACTGGATGAGCACCGACGTCATCACCATCACCCCCGAGCGCTCCATGATGAAGGCATCCAAGCTGATGAAGGACAAATCCATCAGCCGGCTTCCCGTGGTCGACGAGAACGGCGCCATCATCGGCATCGTCTCGGACCGCGACGTCAAGGACGCCTCCCCGTCCAAGGCCACCACCCTGGACGTGCACGAGCTGTACTACCTGCTCTCCGAGATCAAGGTCGGGGACATCATGACCAAGAAGGTGGTCACCATCCGCGACACCGAGACCGTGGAAAAGGCCGCCGTACTCATGCTTGAGGGCAACTTCGGCGGCCTGCCCGTGGTCGACGAGGAAAACAAGGTCGTGGGCATCATCACCGATACCGACATCTTCAAGGTCCTGGTCGAGATCTCCGGCGTCTACGAGGGCGGCGCGCAATTCTGCCTGCGCCTTTCCACCGAACCCGGCAGCCTGCGTCCGGTGCTCGCCTTTCTCAAGGACCACGGTGCGCGCATCATGTCCATCATGACCCACAACGTGCCCGAATCCGAAGGGTTCAAGAACGTCTACGTGCGCATCCGCGACATGGAAAAGCCCGAGTTCAAACGCCTCAAGCAGGACCTCGCCGAGACCTTCGACGTCGTTTACTGGGCCGTGGACTCCGTCCACAATGTCATCTAA
- a CDS encoding flavin reductase family protein, with product MKKSLGPNTLAQPAPVWAVGSYDEAGKPNAMIAAWGGICGSDPACLTVSVRPSRHTYKGILKHKAFTVSVSSAPLAAEADFLGMASGDKVDKFAVTGLTPVKGEFVDAPYIEEFPLVIECELKETVDLNVHVMFVGEIKDVKCDEDKLADGKYPDPEKVLPLIFSPGTRNYHTVGEKVGKGFDVGKKFLKKG from the coding sequence ATGAAGAAATCCCTCGGTCCCAATACCCTGGCGCAGCCCGCCCCTGTCTGGGCGGTGGGCTCCTATGATGAAGCGGGCAAGCCCAACGCCATGATCGCGGCCTGGGGCGGCATCTGCGGCTCGGACCCGGCCTGCCTGACCGTGTCCGTGCGCCCGTCGCGCCACACCTACAAGGGTATCCTCAAGCACAAGGCGTTCACCGTGTCCGTGAGCTCGGCCCCGCTGGCCGCCGAGGCGGACTTCCTGGGCATGGCCTCGGGCGACAAGGTGGACAAGTTCGCGGTCACCGGCCTGACTCCGGTCAAGGGCGAGTTCGTGGACGCCCCGTACATCGAGGAGTTCCCGCTGGTCATCGAGTGCGAACTCAAGGAAACCGTGGACCTGAACGTGCACGTCATGTTCGTGGGCGAGATCAAGGACGTGAAGTGCGACGAGGACAAGCTGGCCGACGGCAAGTACCCGGACCCGGAAAAAGTCCTGCCCCTGATCTTCTCCCCCGGCACCCGCAACTACCACACTGTGGGCGAAAAGGTCGGCAAGGGGTTCGATGTGGGCAAGAAATTCCTGAAGAAGGGCTAG
- a CDS encoding thioredoxin family protein yields MTTDNRLIVCPHCGAVNRVRTGREAEAVCGKCRDKVFDDHPLELVGSTFDRHIAKSQVPTLVDFYSPTCGPCLMMGPQFADAAKTLFPQVRLAKIDTSAEQAIAGRYGIRAVPTLILFKNGQEAARQSGAMNARDIAAWVRQYV; encoded by the coding sequence ATGACCACCGACAACCGACTCATCGTCTGCCCGCACTGCGGGGCCGTCAACCGCGTCCGGACCGGCCGCGAGGCCGAAGCCGTCTGCGGCAAATGCCGCGACAAGGTCTTTGACGACCACCCGCTGGAACTCGTGGGCTCGACCTTCGACCGCCACATCGCCAAATCCCAGGTGCCCACCCTCGTGGACTTCTACTCGCCCACCTGCGGCCCCTGCCTGATGATGGGCCCCCAGTTCGCCGACGCCGCCAAGACCCTGTTCCCCCAGGTCCGGCTGGCCAAAATAGACACCTCGGCCGAACAGGCCATTGCCGGACGCTACGGCATCCGCGCCGTGCCCACCCTCATCCTGTTCAAAAACGGACAGGAGGCAGCCCGCCAGTCCGGGGCCATGAACGCCCGAGACATCGCGGCCTGGGTGAGGCAGTACGTGTAA
- a CDS encoding PaaI family thioesterase, with amino-acid sequence MPQSYLDEVRQPGQTVNNLFAFLGIVVDTLEPDRAVLRLPFRPALTQGAGVVAGGVLATLLDETMAHAVLGGNQPGERTTTVDLSVSYLRAVKPGSDLSCEARVIKRGGRVLFVEATASSDNREVARATASFLLLA; translated from the coding sequence ATGCCCCAATCCTATCTCGACGAGGTCCGCCAGCCGGGCCAGACCGTAAACAACCTCTTCGCCTTCCTCGGCATCGTCGTCGACACTCTCGAACCGGACCGGGCCGTGCTGCGCCTGCCGTTCCGCCCGGCCCTGACCCAGGGCGCGGGCGTGGTCGCGGGCGGCGTGCTGGCCACCCTGCTCGACGAGACCATGGCCCACGCCGTGCTCGGCGGCAACCAGCCCGGCGAGCGGACCACCACCGTGGACCTGTCCGTCAGCTACCTGCGCGCGGTCAAGCCCGGCTCGGACCTGAGCTGCGAGGCCCGCGTGATCAAACGCGGCGGCCGCGTCCTGTTCGTCGAGGCCACCGCATCAAGCGACAACCGCGAAGTGGCCCGGGCCACGGCCTCGTTCCTGCTCCTGGCCTGA
- a CDS encoding helix-turn-helix domain-containing protein, with amino-acid sequence MSEICLKGAKDICEAVGENPRNITELVRDKGLPAWKRDDKGSWRALPEDLHRWIREQRDRHISNYVFRERVEAGAD; translated from the coding sequence ATGTCGGAGATCTGTCTGAAAGGGGCGAAGGATATCTGCGAGGCCGTGGGGGAGAACCCGCGCAACATCACTGAACTGGTCCGGGACAAGGGGCTGCCCGCGTGGAAGCGGGACGACAAGGGGTCGTGGCGCGCCCTGCCCGAGGATCTGCATCGCTGGATCCGGGAGCAGCGCGACCGGCACATCAGCAATTACGTGTTCAGGGAGCGGGTGGAGGCGGGGGCGGATTGA
- a CDS encoding cystathionine gamma-synthase family protein, with translation MSRDRKYAMGTKAVWGGEEGLFEGNATQVPVVHSVSFGFDDMDEWLDVALGNRPGHIYTRNTNPTVSVFEEKVRLLEGGEAATSASSGMGIISNALFALLKPGDRVVSVKDTYGGTNRMFTEFLPRVNVDVTLCDTTDHAAIEAEVAKGCAVLYLETPTNPTIKVLDIERLAKAGKAVGAVVMVDNTFATPVNQNPLALGADLVLHSATKYLGGHADALGGVAVGAAGLIKTIYSYREIVGNVLEPMSAYLLLRGMKTLHLRIERQNANALEIARFLEGHPGVEKVFYPGLTSHPGHEIARRQMRGFGGMLSFVAKGGTYADACRVLSGLKLARRAANLGAVETIAGPPATTSHVECSKEERAAMGIPESLIRYSVGIEDVEDLKADLDRALRQEA, from the coding sequence ATGAGCCGGGACAGGAAATACGCCATGGGGACCAAGGCGGTCTGGGGCGGCGAGGAAGGGTTGTTCGAGGGCAACGCCACGCAGGTGCCGGTAGTGCACAGCGTGTCGTTCGGCTTTGATGACATGGACGAGTGGCTGGACGTGGCCCTGGGCAATCGGCCGGGGCACATCTACACGCGCAACACCAACCCCACGGTGTCGGTGTTCGAGGAGAAGGTCCGGCTGCTGGAGGGCGGTGAGGCGGCCACGAGCGCTTCCTCGGGCATGGGCATCATTTCCAACGCGCTATTTGCCCTGCTGAAGCCGGGCGACCGGGTGGTTTCGGTCAAGGACACCTACGGCGGCACGAACCGGATGTTCACGGAGTTCCTGCCCAGGGTGAACGTGGACGTGACCCTGTGCGACACCACGGACCATGCGGCCATCGAGGCCGAGGTGGCCAAGGGGTGCGCGGTGCTCTATCTGGAGACGCCGACCAACCCGACCATCAAGGTGCTGGACATCGAGCGGCTGGCCAAGGCGGGCAAGGCCGTGGGGGCAGTGGTCATGGTGGACAACACATTCGCCACGCCGGTGAACCAGAACCCGCTGGCCCTGGGCGCGGACCTGGTGCTGCACAGCGCGACCAAGTACCTGGGCGGGCACGCCGACGCATTGGGCGGAGTGGCCGTGGGCGCCGCCGGGCTGATCAAGACCATCTATTCGTACCGCGAGATCGTGGGCAACGTGCTGGAGCCCATGAGCGCGTATCTGCTGTTGCGCGGCATGAAGACGCTGCACCTGCGCATCGAGCGGCAGAACGCCAACGCTCTGGAGATCGCCCGGTTCCTGGAGGGCCACCCCGGGGTGGAGAAGGTGTTTTATCCGGGGCTTACGTCCCATCCGGGGCATGAGATCGCGCGCAGGCAGATGCGCGGGTTCGGCGGCATGCTCAGTTTCGTGGCCAAGGGCGGAACGTATGCGGATGCCTGCCGGGTGCTGTCCGGGCTGAAGCTGGCGCGGCGCGCGGCCAACCTGGGCGCGGTGGAGACCATTGCCGGGCCGCCCGCGACCACGAGCCATGTGGAATGCAGCAAGGAGGAACGCGCGGCCATGGGCATTCCGGAGAGCCTGATCCGCTATTCCGTGGGCATCGAGGACGTGGAGGATCTGAAGGCGGACCTGGACCGGGCGCTGCGACAGGAAGCTTGA
- a CDS encoding DUF5675 family protein — protein sequence MRKVDITRLEKSEEGTFGVLRLDGRVQCVTLEPPERGNRVGVSCIPAGTYTCRKVDSPSFGPTFEVTGVPGRTAILFHQGNVARDTHGCILLGSRFGRLGDERGVLDSRAAFTEFLDRCAGERTFQFTIEG from the coding sequence ATGAGAAAAGTTGATATTACACGACTGGAAAAAAGTGAAGAAGGGACTTTCGGCGTGCTCCGCCTGGACGGCCGGGTCCAATGCGTCACCCTGGAGCCGCCCGAGCGGGGCAACCGGGTCGGGGTGTCCTGCATCCCGGCCGGGACCTACACCTGCCGGAAGGTGGATTCGCCCAGCTTCGGGCCGACCTTCGAGGTGACCGGCGTGCCCGGCCGCACCGCCATCCTGTTCCATCAGGGCAACGTGGCCCGCGACACGCACGGCTGCATCCTGCTCGGCAGCCGGTTCGGCAGGCTCGGGGACGAGCGCGGCGTGCTCGATTCCCGCGCGGCCTTCACGGAGTTCCTGGACCGCTGCGCCGGGGAGCGGACCTTTCAATTCACCATCGAGGGATAG
- a CDS encoding tetratricopeptide repeat protein, translating to MRTYALIVLLCLVLAAPGCAERQTPPTAPPTAEELAAQRREARAADALSEAMQLQHDGGFLDADTALDYLDQALDLNPDLANARYQRATILFSKGRADEALADVNRAIELKPDHVQAHYTRGSILLNLGRFREAARDFTEVIRHDPSIAEAFVRRGLCYMQLRREDEAIDDFGSALALNPANLEANYNRGMAYLARKEYDAALSDLSQAYILDSDNVGLLTARGQILLKLGRFRSAARDYQRATQLEPGQSALYGLLAEALAGAGEMDQAIAAAEKALAMARARGDDFLAAQYSDQLRQYRDRTYP from the coding sequence ATGCGCACGTACGCCCTGATTGTTCTTCTCTGCCTGGTCCTGGCCGCGCCGGGCTGCGCGGAGAGACAGACCCCGCCCACAGCGCCGCCCACCGCCGAGGAACTGGCCGCGCAACGGCGCGAGGCCCGGGCCGCCGATGCGTTGTCCGAGGCCATGCAGCTCCAACACGACGGCGGGTTCCTGGACGCGGACACGGCGCTGGACTATCTGGACCAGGCCCTGGACCTTAACCCGGACCTGGCCAACGCGCGCTACCAGCGGGCGACCATCCTGTTTTCCAAGGGGCGGGCCGACGAGGCCCTGGCCGACGTGAACCGGGCCATCGAGCTGAAGCCGGATCACGTGCAGGCGCACTACACGCGCGGCTCCATCCTCCTGAACCTGGGAAGGTTCCGGGAAGCGGCGCGGGACTTCACCGAGGTCATCCGGCATGACCCGTCCATCGCCGAGGCGTTCGTCCGGCGCGGGCTGTGCTACATGCAACTGCGCCGCGAGGACGAGGCCATCGACGACTTCGGCAGCGCCCTGGCTCTGAATCCGGCCAACCTGGAGGCCAACTACAACCGGGGCATGGCCTACCTGGCCCGGAAGGAGTACGACGCCGCCCTGAGCGACCTGTCCCAGGCGTACATCCTGGATTCGGACAACGTCGGACTGCTCACCGCGCGGGGCCAGATCCTGCTCAAGCTCGGCCGGTTCCGGTCGGCCGCCCGGGACTACCAGCGAGCCACCCAGCTGGAGCCGGGGCAGAGCGCCCTGTACGGACTCCTGGCCGAGGCCCTGGCCGGAGCAGGGGAGATGGACCAGGCCATCGCGGCGGCGGAAAAGGCCCTGGCCATGGCGCGCGCCCGGGGTGACGACTTCCTGGCCGCCCAATACTCGGACCAACTGCGGCAGTATCGGGACAGGACCTACCCGTAA
- a CDS encoding SH3 domain-containing C40 family peptidase: MRRTGLSAFPFPLLLAALLLTGAGCAVREADAPLMLPAQDAGAYHGLPGDALLMGPEVQGVAWSDFLARHFDPWERTRPEYPADKVFWGLAAFADKPVYGENLRPRGPAWLDAMAEASKAAGYPSLNRRAIAVANTAMRVLPTEKPAFGDPGQAGEGFPFDYLQNSLVLAGTPLYASHESADRAWVLVESRFAYGWVRRADIAWVDDDFAKTFRTGAYAALVREGVSLADTDGVFRFKGFIGTLLPVAESVKSTEDGGLTVMVPARDVLGRAVVRYAHVAPGDALPAPLAPTPDNFAMLADRMLGEPYGWGGLYTDRDCSATVMDLMAAFGVFLPRNSSQQARLGWVEPLDGESDAAKKARLLEEGVPFLTLVRKPGHIMLYIGSKDGEPVVLQTIWGLKTRQSGVEGRRVIGRTVISTLEPGANLRHLARPEGVLLHTVRSFNTLP; encoded by the coding sequence ATGCGTCGTACCGGCCTGTCCGCATTTCCGTTTCCGCTCCTGCTCGCGGCCCTGCTCCTGACCGGCGCGGGGTGCGCGGTGCGGGAGGCGGACGCGCCGCTTATGCTGCCCGCGCAGGACGCCGGGGCATACCACGGGTTGCCCGGGGATGCGCTGCTCATGGGCCCGGAGGTCCAGGGAGTGGCGTGGTCGGACTTTCTTGCGCGCCATTTCGACCCCTGGGAGCGGACGCGGCCGGAATATCCGGCGGACAAGGTCTTCTGGGGGCTGGCCGCCTTTGCGGACAAGCCGGTATACGGCGAGAACCTGCGACCGCGCGGCCCGGCCTGGCTCGACGCCATGGCCGAGGCGTCAAAGGCGGCCGGGTATCCGAGCCTGAACCGGCGGGCTATCGCCGTGGCCAACACGGCCATGCGGGTCCTGCCCACGGAAAAGCCCGCCTTTGGCGATCCGGGACAGGCGGGCGAGGGGTTCCCCTTCGACTACCTGCAGAACTCCCTGGTCCTGGCCGGGACGCCGCTGTACGCCAGCCACGAGAGCGCGGATCGCGCCTGGGTACTGGTGGAGTCGCGCTTCGCCTACGGCTGGGTGCGCCGCGCGGACATCGCCTGGGTGGACGACGACTTCGCCAAAACCTTCCGGACCGGCGCATACGCGGCCCTGGTCCGGGAAGGGGTCTCCCTGGCGGACACGGACGGCGTGTTCCGCTTCAAGGGATTCATCGGCACCCTGCTGCCCGTGGCTGAAAGTGTGAAAAGCACCGAAGACGGCGGCCTCACGGTCATGGTCCCGGCCAGGGACGTCCTGGGGCGGGCAGTGGTCCGGTACGCCCATGTCGCGCCCGGAGACGCGCTCCCCGCGCCGCTCGCACCCACGCCGGACAACTTCGCCATGCTGGCCGACCGCATGCTCGGCGAGCCCTACGGATGGGGCGGGCTGTACACGGACCGCGACTGCTCGGCCACGGTCATGGACCTGATGGCCGCGTTCGGCGTGTTCCTGCCGCGCAATTCGAGCCAGCAGGCCAGGCTCGGCTGGGTGGAGCCCCTGGACGGCGAGAGCGACGCGGCCAAGAAGGCGCGGCTGCTCGAGGAAGGCGTGCCGTTCCTGACCCTGGTGCGCAAGCCGGGGCACATCATGCTCTACATAGGTTCCAAGGACGGCGAACCCGTGGTCCTGCAGACCATCTGGGGCCTCAAGACCAGGCAAAGCGGGGTCGAGGGACGGCGGGTCATCGGCCGGACCGTGATCTCCACCCTGGAACCGGGAGCGAACCTCCGCCACCTGGCCCGGCCCGAGGGCGTGCTCCTGCACACGGTCCGCTCCTTCAACACCCTGCCCTGA
- a CDS encoding terminase large subunit domain-containing protein yields the protein MSSDLYVPREHQARIEAELGRFSVLVCHRRFGKTVLSVNRLIRAARATRRDDWRGAYIAPLYRQAKTVVWDELKRYCGLGSDGCTVKFNESELRADFDNGARIRLFGANNPDSLRGMYLDGVVFDEVAQMPLRVWTEVIRPALSDRRGWAMFIGTPRGKNALYEIWEKARLDPDWLAAMYRASETGIIPAGELDASAREMSPEEYEQEFECSFTAAIRGAYFGQLLADADREGRVTRVAVDPSMPVHTAWDLGMSDSTSIWFVQARPGGTFAVVDYYEANGEGLDHYAKVLDARGYKYGTHIAPHDIRVRELGTGKSRLETARSLGIRFDIAANIPIQDGINAVRTILPRCWFDETRCGPGLEALRHYRRSFNDRTADFSAHPLHDWTSHAADGFRYFAVGFRQPEPGPRPSRTANNYNPFGGLHARD from the coding sequence ATGTCCAGTGATCTGTATGTGCCCAGGGAGCACCAGGCCAGGATCGAGGCCGAACTCGGCCGCTTCTCGGTCCTGGTCTGCCACCGCCGGTTCGGCAAGACCGTGCTGTCCGTCAATCGGCTCATCCGCGCGGCCCGGGCCACCCGCCGCGACGACTGGCGCGGGGCCTACATCGCTCCCCTGTACCGCCAGGCCAAGACCGTGGTCTGGGACGAGCTCAAGCGCTACTGCGGCCTGGGCTCGGACGGCTGCACGGTCAAGTTCAACGAGTCCGAGCTGCGCGCCGACTTCGACAACGGGGCGCGCATCCGCCTGTTCGGGGCCAACAACCCGGACTCCCTGCGCGGCATGTACCTGGACGGCGTGGTCTTCGACGAGGTGGCCCAGATGCCCCTGCGCGTCTGGACCGAGGTTATCCGGCCCGCCCTGTCCGACCGCCGGGGCTGGGCCATGTTTATCGGCACCCCGCGCGGCAAGAACGCGCTCTACGAGATATGGGAAAAGGCCAGGCTCGACCCGGACTGGCTGGCCGCCATGTACCGCGCCTCCGAGACCGGGATCATCCCGGCCGGGGAGCTGGACGCCAGCGCCCGCGAGATGTCGCCCGAGGAGTACGAGCAGGAATTCGAATGCTCCTTCACCGCCGCCATCCGGGGGGCCTACTTCGGCCAGCTGCTGGCCGACGCCGACCGCGAGGGCCGCGTCACCCGGGTGGCCGTGGACCCGTCCATGCCCGTGCACACCGCCTGGGACCTGGGCATGTCCGACTCCACCTCCATCTGGTTCGTCCAGGCCCGGCCCGGCGGCACCTTCGCGGTGGTGGACTACTACGAGGCCAACGGCGAGGGCCTCGACCACTACGCCAAGGTCCTGGACGCCAGGGGCTACAAGTACGGCACCCACATCGCGCCCCACGACATCCGCGTGCGCGAGCTGGGCACCGGCAAGTCGCGCCTGGAAACGGCCCGGTCGCTCGGCATCCGCTTCGACATCGCCGCCAACATCCCCATCCAGGACGGCATCAACGCCGTGCGCACCATCCTGCCGCGCTGCTGGTTCGACGAGACGCGCTGCGGCCCGGGCCTCGAGGCCCTGCGCCACTACCGGCGCTCCTTCAACGACCGGACCGCCGACTTCTCGGCCCACCCCCTGCACGACTGGACCAGCCACGCCGCCGACGGCTTCCGCTACTTCGCCGTTGGTTTCCGCCAACCCGAACCCGGCCCGCGCCCGTCCCGGACCGCCAATAACTACAACCCGTTCGGAGGCCTCCATGCCCGTGACTGA
- a CDS encoding sugar phosphate isomerase/epimerase family protein: MGEDAVGPGGPQILLSAGCLFHLPLKLVARIGREAGFAGMELIMNSPKLDPRAGLTAISDILPIRSLHAPFRDWAAWGGHLNSWRATTALANSLPEADHIVMHPPGSRLANMIQNRWFEKAVDLPLLLDAKGRIRFSLENMPWAEGSPFGRDPLDKLMAQCRDKNVGLTFDVCHMGVSGRNVLEAIDKVPLDLLYNVHFSDAVGYTEHLAPGKGALPLDEFLARLGKRGYGGYITLELEPGAFPDDMDGTVELLTRLRQDMEARLTTVRSD, encoded by the coding sequence ATGGGAGAAGACGCAGTCGGCCCGGGCGGCCCCCAGATTCTGCTGTCGGCGGGGTGTTTGTTCCACCTGCCGCTCAAGCTTGTGGCGCGCATCGGCCGGGAGGCCGGATTCGCGGGCATGGAACTGATCATGAACTCGCCCAAGCTCGACCCGCGGGCCGGGCTCACCGCGATCAGCGACATCCTGCCCATCCGCAGCCTGCACGCCCCGTTCCGCGACTGGGCGGCCTGGGGCGGACATCTCAATTCCTGGCGCGCGACCACGGCCCTGGCCAACTCCCTGCCCGAAGCGGACCACATCGTCATGCACCCGCCCGGCTCGCGGCTGGCCAACATGATCCAGAACCGCTGGTTCGAAAAGGCCGTGGACCTGCCCCTGCTCCTGGACGCCAAGGGACGCATCCGCTTCTCACTGGAAAACATGCCCTGGGCCGAGGGGTCGCCGTTCGGCCGCGATCCCCTGGACAAGCTCATGGCCCAGTGCCGGGACAAGAACGTGGGCCTGACCTTCGACGTCTGCCACATGGGAGTGTCCGGCCGCAACGTGCTGGAGGCCATCGACAAGGTGCCGCTCGATCTGCTCTACAACGTCCATTTCTCCGACGCCGTGGGCTATACCGAACACCTTGCGCCGGGCAAAGGCGCGCTCCCGCTGGACGAATTCCTGGCGCGCCTTGGCAAACGGGGCTACGGGGGATACATTACCCTGGAACTGGAACCGGGCGCCTTCCCCGACGACATGGACGGCACCGTGGAATTGCTCACCAGGCTGCGCCAGGACATGGAGGCGCGGCTGACAACCGTCCGGAGTGACTGA